The genome window gttttcttaAACAAATGGAAAATGTAAccgaaatgttttttttttaagagtatAGTATTTGTTTCTTTGACCAATTGCCACCGTTTGTGCGAATATACACTCTTGATTGGAAGCACAAGAAATCACATGCTTAAAAAGATGGTTTTTACCTCTTTGATCAGTTAAAGTCACAATACAGCTTAGTACACATGTTTAAAAGATGGTTTTTACCCATTTATCGGTGAAAGTCACAATACAATTTAGTACACATGTTTAAACACATACTTAAAAGATGGTTTTTACCTCTTTGTCGGTTAAAgtcaaaatataatttagtaCACATGTTTAAAAGATGATTTTTACCACTTTGTCGGTTAAAGTCATAATACAGTTTAGTGGACatgtttaaataatatatatatatttgtcattTAAAAATGAGCTTTTTATGtagaaatatttcttttttttttttggttgttgtcCGCATTAGCAAGTCAGGTATCACATAATTGAAGTTTAGGAACAATGACCCGAGATCGATTCTCACCAGATGGGAGCAACCTCTAAGAGCGAGGGACTTCTTGTGCGAGCAAAGATCTAGCTTCTGTGTTCAACTGAGTTTCTATAATTTACATATTCCCCGATGTTCTGTCTGGCCGGGACATGGGAGGCCCTTGGAGTTAgggattcaacattttgaaaacaagttgaacaatttaaatataagtTTGGGGGCTTGGTTAGAGTATGGAAAGATAAATATGGATTTTTATTAAATGTGGACGATCATATGGCAATTTATAGTcgttaaaacaaatataattaaaatcaaagattgttaaAATACATCGAAGATTAGTGGTCTCTTATATACATCAGACCCTTTATATTAGTCATCAACGAATGACTCGACTAAAAGTTTTCAATAAATCTCATTTACACAACAAAAATAGTGAGTCATTCCACTCAATTTAATCCaaacaatttaataatttattcctCTTAAACTCccacataaaaaaatattgtattctTTCTATTTGTTTAACGCATCATTACCTAAACAAAGGGGGTGGTAAATGCACTTAAATGCATAAAAccagaaatatatatttttcatgacCAAGTTATACATGGTAGATGAAAAAGTTGAACCAATCTTCTAGATGGTCGAAACATCAAACCAACCAACATTAGTGTCGTAAGCTCACATTAAATTTCTACTCTTTTTCCTAGTGGATAGTCTAACAATGACAATGACATGACATTTATACTCTTCTTATATTTAAAACTCAACTCTATAAACTATAATAATTTATGAACTCTACAATAGTAAAATAGTAAAACTAAATTGCTAGTAAAGTGCCCTTAAATTTTTATTGGTTGGTAACTTTGTGGCTCTCACAAGATGAAAGGTGTAGTtaaatcaaaatgatactttaattgtgttataatgaaactacattgtataataaaatgaaactaaatacgccataaaaaataagtaatttgACAAAATGGCCAAATGAGTGTCGTTTTTTGTCATTAAAAAATTGCACCATTTTGAATCATGGTCCATGGTAAAATTTACCGCAATTGAGTTGATGGGCTTCAGCTGGGCTTTTGTGTGGATAAATTAAGTTTCAGTTGTTATAGCATGGTCTGAAAACAAcgtcgtttctttaagtaaagaaacggtaACCGTTagtttttaacaaattatatatatatatatatttttttttgtgtattcaaacaaaatgaaagtaacgagtcaacagttgtctccacCTACTGAACCCACTCACATCAtcccatgtgggagtgttaatcgggacaccgggtgccactagaccacaaggtctttggcaaattgaaattataatttagttgtgttaaaatgaaactgcagtctgtataaagtaaaaatgaataacatgtctcacatattaagtgtatattgtcaaatataaGTGTAGTCGAATataaatgatactttagttttgctgaaatgaaactacagtatgtattaaatgaaattgaataacattcTTACATactgagtgtatattgtcaaatgaaactacagtatgtattaaatgaaattgaataacattcTCACATactgagtgtatattgtcaaattaaactatagttatatcaaaatgatattgtaattgtattgtaataaaactaaagtgtatataaaatgaaactgaataactatttcacatatttgaatgtatattgtccaatgaaaccatagttgaattagaatcctaatttagtggtgttgtaataagactatagtgtgtatataaaattacattcaATAGCATGTCTCACTATAATAagactattgtatgtataatgtcgaatgaaatcttagttgaaacaaaatgaacTGTAAttgtgctgaaatgaaactataatgtatatataatgaaattgaatatgttatatAAGCAGAGCTAATTACACAAAACGAGTGATTTTTTTTCGTTAAAAGAAGCGACATTGTTTTGGACCATGatttacaataaaatttgccaTTAGTATAGACTGGgctttaaaatgaaattgaatatgttatacaagcAGAGCTAATTAAGCAGAACGAGTGACtttctttttcattaaaaaagCGACACCGTTTTAGACCATGGtctacagtaaaatttgccattAGTATGGATTGGGCTTTAAAAGAATCTTTAGATTAGTTTAGTGGCCCATATCCCAACTTCAAGCCCAATCACAAAACCATTTGAATAAGAAAACCCAAAATATTTTACTCTCTGGCGCTCGAAGAGACGAAGACTGAGAGAAAAAAGCAGCTGAACTTGCCGTTGATCGGATCTGATTTTCCGACGTCTATCCGCCGGAGCCTCCGTCGTCGAACCGCCGCACCACGATGTCGGGCTCAGCAGTTCCCAAGCTAGCCACCACAATCCACATAACAGCGCTAGACGGGATAATAAACGTCAACTCTCTGTTCACATTTGCGGTTTTCGTCGGCCTAGCTTGGAACCCGCGAGACCCGAATAACCGCCTCACCGACGACCCGAACTGTCTGGCCGACCCGAAAGTCGCCGAGAATCTCGTGGCATTCCACGTTTACTCCTTCGCTTTCTTCCTCTTCTCCAGCCTCGTTGCACTGTGCCTCAAGCAAGCGATTCGACTCGCCAAAACCGCCCATTACCCCACCATTTTCGCCCTAGACTTAGCTCACGTCAATAAGAGCGCCGTTAGGGTTGGCTATCTGGTTTGCGCTGCCGGCTCGGTGTGTGGCTGCGTGTTTTTGATGCTTGCGTTGATCAATGTGGTTCAGATCAAGCTCGGAACTCTCGGGTGTGGGAGTAGCCATAGCTATGGAGCTGTGATCCCGCTTGTAACATTTGTGCCCTTAGGGCTCATCATCTATGTTTGCACTATCCTCTATGCTTTCACTCGTTAACATAATCTCAGTCCATATAAGTTTGATTTGTGTATTAACAAGCTTTGATTTTGGGACATTGTTGTGTAATTGTGTTGTATGTTGTTCTTTATAGTATGTGAAGTTGTGAATGATATTTGTAGgattttttttgttctcttCATTGCTATCCTCTTACATTTGCAAGATTTCTCCATATAgtataatatactatatattatttaagatTTTAAGTGGTTATGATGCAAGTATACGATGGAATTTAGTATTTAGTTTGGTTTTAACTGATTGACAACTAGGCTTTTAAACAAAACGGTCCCATACCGCAACGGTTAACGTGCTGATATCAACTATGTCTAGATATATTTTGATCATTCTAAAGTTTCTGCTCCTATGAGGTTTGGCTCCTCATGATTTAAGTTTTGGTTAAGTTTATgttagtatatatttatatctaacaacTTATAGTTCTTAATTTTCTGGCCAATTATTTTTCCTCAATCTGTTTTTAGTGGATAAAGAGTCAGAAACGTCCAGGCTGCAGTGGTACTGCAGAGGCTGTATAGCTATCTAAGATCAGTCTCTAGTTTTAAAGGAAAAAGGTATAGAATTTGCCCTCAAATTTCAGTTTTGATGAAGATCTTGCGTATTCTAGTTTTCCAGAATTGCTggattgaatatttgaatacaGTTTGTGGACTTGGGAAATATTCTCTAGATAGGGAAGCCGTAAAAGCTTGATGCTTTTCACACAAGCTTGGTGCAAATGCTACTGTTTACAGTATATCCTGCATTGGGGTTAAGAAATTAGGACAGAACCCTGAATTGATTCTATGCTGTGATGAGAAGCCAGAGAATATTTCATGAAGAAACATTAATGTTTGTTTTGCTCAACTTATCTTGAAACTTACTATGTAatctaaaaagtaaaatttgggttaaagaactaaaaatataaattgttttCATAGTAAACATGAAGAAAATCCCCTTTTTTCAAGAAGCTCCAAGGTTACAACGTTAAGGGCAACCAGTGCAGTATAACTGATTATGCACTTAATATTTGCTACTTAAATGCCAAATATCATTCATATTTTACGAGTTCAATTCCCTGCTTTGTTTTGCAGCTCATGCATTGtcttgaagattgaagattgggaCTGCAGACTTGCAGTATTACAGCTTTGGATTTATGAAGCTCTATTCCAGTAATATCTCAGTGCTAGAGTTCTACATCTGGTTAGTTACGACGATATCCTGTTAtgtataaaattaatgtattaaattctCGATGCTTTCTCATCTTTACATTCGAAGATATTCTTACCCTCTGGTATAGATAACATGCCATGCCTTGCTTTGTACGATTCCATCTGAACTGTCTGTCATTGAATTTAGGTACATTGAACAATTGACACCTTTTAATTCTTTCATGTCTGAAGTTCATATAGAAGTTTCAGTGGGATATATTCTTTTCTTTCAACTTTTAAACCATGGTTAAGTTTAGAGTCACATGGTCGCATGCCTAAACAAATACGGAGAATATTAGTTCAAAACTTCTGCACTGAGAATAAAATTGTATTTAGGCTAGAATATGAAAATGTTATTCAATTATTGATTTCAAACTAGCTGTTGTATCAGAGAAAAAGACTGATTTGTTTTAGGAGGACAATTACTAGGAGTACAAGAAAGTTAGATTAAGACGAGATAACCAAATGTAGAGTTCTTTCTAATAAGAAGAACTCGTATTAGGTATTACAAGTAACAAGCTAGCTGACATGAGTATGAAACCATGAAAAAGTAGAGGGAACAAGGTGTTCTGTGAGATTATTATGACAGCCCTTGCTGTTATGTGATTCCCGTTAAGACTTGCTTGTGAATTCTTGGCTTCAGTAATATAGCGAGCCTGCAAAGGCAAAACGTTATAGTtaaattttttgccaaaaatagCACTTTAAGAAGCCAATTGCTTGCAATAACTTCCAAAAAGTGATACCTTGCCACCAGTTTCCCCTAGAAGCACAGTTTGAATTGTTTCCATTTTGGTCATCTTCTCCCCCGTCTTTCTTGAACTGCTCGAGTGTCAAACAGGCCAAAATGAGAACAGAATAGTTGTCGTAGAGAGAGActgagagagagagtgtgtacTTAGTACTTACAGTATGCTGAGAGCTAGTGGTGTGAGTGGGTGGTGGATAATTATCTTGGCCACCATAATATATCGATGAGCTGAAATAGCACGGTTCTGATGATTCAGTGTGATAAACCGAACTCTTGTCCTTGCTGTCCCAGCCTCGTTGAGTCTCATGATCTGGAAATTTGGAGCCACCGCTATGGTTACATGAAATTCTATAGGTGTAGGATGGAAAAAGTTTTCATGAACATGTAAGTGTGCATTAGTAGGATGAAAAAAAGTTTTCACAAACCTGAATTTCCATATCTAGCATTGCTGTATTGACCACCTGAATTCTGCATTCTTGATGAATCTATTACCCCAGACTGACTGCTCTCCCTTCCCTGTCACAGAAGCCGAAAAACAAGAAATCAGAACCCTCTGTAAGAGCCTTGCAACCTTTGTCAAGATTCGCAAAGAGGGTAAGTAAACGAGAAACGAGAGAATAATACCATAGATGACTCCCCGAATACAGATACGAAGAGCCCTGCAGATGAGGCTGAGGATTTCGAGCGGTCCTTTGGGCCAAAGAGGTCTGTGGtaaaggaagaagatgatgaagtaTGAGCTCCAGCTTGCTGTTTTTTGTTGTAACTGTGACTGTTTCCCTTCTCCATAATGCTATACTATAGTCAACCAACAGACAAAACTACCTCTCTGTTATAGTATTCTAGGACGCCTTTTTAACGACCCAAGAAGCCTTACACAGTCACACTTACCCAGAAAGATATTGATGATAAGATTACTGCTCTGACTTTTGCAGAAACagcaggaagaagaagaagaagaagaagaagaggaaaggaTGGAGGAGCAGTGGTGAAAGAGGAAGAGAACACGTGAAAGTTCTGAGCTTTGGTGTGAGGGAACAATGAGGCCATCACTGGCTATTTATAGACACCACAAAAGACAGGcatttactctctctctctctctctctctcttatggCTCTGTATCATCCCCATTCCCTGAGCAGTTCCACACTTTCATTCCATTTGGTCAAAGCTTCCCCTCTCCCCTCAATCTCTTCTGCTTTCTGTCTTAACACACACATGGGTCGTTTACTTGGGGACAAAGGGCATGTTATCATGCCCACAGTTTACTCTTCCAAGCATCCCAAAAGTTATGGTTAACATCTAGAATATAGAATAGATGCTTCGGGCAGAACTCGACTGGTGTTTCAATTCAAAGAGAGTTAATAGCTTTGTTTCTTTGGCAGCTATAGGTCGGTGTACAACTGTACAAGTACTTTTGGATAATTTACTGCAGGAGCATAACTCAACATGTAGATCATTCTAAAAGAGTTAATTGATCTGTCTCACTTACAATCGTAGGGTGGTATATAAGACCTTTGGGGAACTTGTATGCCGTGGATGCACACTCTGTAGATTTACTATAGGAGCAGGTGAGGGAGTTAATAGCTCTTTTTCACTGGCAGTCACAGAGTAGTGTGCAAGTTACCTTTGCAAGCACCACTGTTGAGAGTTGAGACAGATTTCGCGATTTACCTTTTGGTGGAGTCTTTAGGATTGGTGTGTCATccttttagaatataaaattgaTAGATTTTATGCTAAGATACCCTATCCAATAActtacttttcttttaaaaaaaattttacacATACTTTTCATGAAAAACACAAGTTAcataaaattcttatttatcGACTGACTTCACAATTCTTTATACTCATCCGTCACTAGCAAACCGcgtaaataatcaaataaattcaTGACAACAACTCAAATATTATCATTTTCAACATTGTTGATGACATTCTTGCATGCTCAAAGATTTCCTAGGTTGTTTGACCAATGTTTGACTTGTATCATCTTGTGAATGAGAGAAAAGGGGGGAGGAAAGAGGCATGTGAGGGTGGGGAAAGAGTAGACCCACAGACAGATAATTTGATAAATGGATAAGGTATCCCTTTCTCAACTTGGGGTTATTCTCTTATTATTGCACAAATCAACAGTTGACTCTTTGATTATTCCATTCATaccctcccaaaaaaaaaaattaaattagattacaaaatttataacCACCGAACATTCCATCAAGAAGAGCAGATATTATCTTTTGTCCTTGCagtatatatttcttcttctgaGAATCTTGGACAgagaatatttttattttgttgaaagAAAAAATCATGTGATGAAGATGCCCAAAAGTCAAAGCTCtcattcctctttttttttttttttttttttttttttttttttaaataaaaattgtatagaTAATTCATGTTTTCGAATTTAAACACTGAGTTTTACACTTCTGCACATAAGGAGTTCATCCCAATTAAACCAAAACTATCAATGTTCATGGCAAAGGCTGAAATCCCACCTTGGGAGCAAAGCAAATTTTAAGTGAGACTTTTCATTTACTAACCAATACCTTGAAAGTATGTGTAATATTaggcatatatgtatatttgtttTTAGTTGGAGAATCTTTTGTACAAATCCATAGTTGTTGCAGTCAAGCACTCGAGGATATGTCCAGAAGACTCCCCATGTCAAAATTCATATTGTTCATTGAAGTtcaatgaatggttcatatgaTGACACTATGTATGGTCCAAGTACTTTTATTTGATGAGCTATGATTGAGATTCTTCTAATTATTCTGATTTCTAATAATTCCTATAGACTTACCCCGTTAAGATAATTTATTCTATATGAATGGTTGTAAAATTTTTGTCGCATATAGAAATTATTGatcatatttttttcttctgatTAACTCTTTATCTCCTTTTGTgtctataaaaattataatgtaaCATGATTGTTTTCATTAAAATTGATCTAAAAAagtggggtggggggggggggggggtttNNNNNNNNNNNNNNNNNNNNNNNNNNNNNNNNNNNNNNNNNNNNNNNNNNNNNNNNNNNNNNNNNNNNNNNNNNNNNNNNNNNNNNNNNNNNNNNNNNNNNNNNNNNNNNNNNNNNNNNNNNNNNNNNNNNNNNNNNNNNNNNNNNNNNNNNNNNNNNNNNNNNNNNNNNNNNNNNNNNNNNNNNNNNNNNNNNNNNNNNNNNNNNNNNNNNNNNNNNNNNNNNNNNNNNNNNNNNNNNNNNNNNNNNNNNNNNNNNNNNNNNNNNNNNNggggggggggggggggggggggggggggacttgATGCCAATGTAGCAACCAAAAACTGTCATTCATAGGGAATTAACTATTAGAAGTAACTAGCATGCTCGAAGATCCTCTATGAACATAGTTgtctactattttttttttttgaaagtacgGGAATTTGATATCTCCATTATTGTATGATCTAAGATTCCCTATGAACATAGTTgtccactattttttttttgaaagtacgGACATTCGATATCCCCACTACTGTATGACTAATTTAGATTCTCTTCAGATTATGCTTGTAAAGTTTGACTCTTATTCAAGAAAAAGTCTAATCCAAACCTCTTTAACATACATTGTATAACTTCGTGAATATTTACTTGCTCAGTTCACAAAGTTGTAATTCATgacaatcaaaaaaaaaaaattgatggttTTGTAATGAATATATTACTAATCCCTTGACCAACAATATCACAATTTGCTAGAAACACACAAAGATTGTTGCATTGAACTCAAAACCATTCCTTTGTTTTTAATCAAAAAAGAAGGGAATGCCAAAGCAAGACACACTAACTCCTgacttcaaaaataatataacgTCCCAAAACACCAACGTTCTTCTTCGACACACTAGCTTCTCACTCCATATACTACCCCATAAAGGTTGTTCTCATAAGCCTATATATAAAAAACTCCATTTGCATCCAATCATGACAATTACTAATTAGATGATTGATGGTATGAGGACTTAGGACTTGGCAAAAGCCATCCTAGAGCAAGCTTAGATAAACGTACTTGAGACTTGACCATTACATCTCAATCCACCATAGCCATAATGCATCCATAAAGATGAAGCCTACATACTCAATCCCAACTCCACCCCACCCACCCCTAGTGTGGCCATGAGTTATCCATTTCAGGGTCCCAATCCATGGATATCTAGAGCTGAATTCCCATTGGATTCTTTTAGTGAGTATTGGTGGAGCCAAGATAAGATCCAATAGTGCCTAATCATTTGGCCCTTGGAACATACCCATCTTTTTCATTCCTAGTAGAGtcctttcatatatatatatatatatatatatctacaggTTCCCAATATTGGAATGGTTTGTGCTGACTACACTTGTAAAAGGATTTTTCCATGGTAGGCCTATGCTAGCTTCAGGTTgtactaatactctaataggaAGACTATGACacatcattatcatatatagaTGGCATGAAAATGACACCACTTATTGcctattacattattatatattttttctcagtATTACAATTCTTTGCCATAAAAATCTTGATTGACACGACTTAACAAGTAATTAACTCATAATTTCATTGACAATCGAGCATAAGATATTGTATCTATTGGAACTATTATCTATGTTTAGGTGAGGCTAACCCAATAAGATTGAATATAAAAGGTCATTCGATGTCTCTGGAGTCACTCGatcatttaatttcaagctGCAAGCTACTCAATTGTTCAATCAATCATGTTCAATTGCATTCAACATTCTTGAGGTTACTCGAACCCAAGCTCACGGTTAAAATCACTAAATTTCCAAGTTGCATTGGTTGTTCATAGGATAATCACGACCAATCATTTAACATCCTTAAGGTTATTTGGATCCAAACTCATAGTCAAATCACTAAAAAAGTAAGATAGACAGTTATCATTAATCTCAACTCGAGTTCTAATTTTGTTAGTGATGAATAATAGTTAGTAGACAGTGAAGGACCATTTTATAAAGAATGAGACAAAAGTGAA of Ipomoea triloba cultivar NCNSP0323 chromosome 3, ASM357664v1 contains these proteins:
- the LOC116013909 gene encoding uncharacterized protein LOC116013909, producing MSGSAVPKLATTIHITALDGIINVNSLFTFAVFVGLAWNPRDPNNRLTDDPNCLADPKVAENLVAFHVYSFAFFLFSSLVALCLKQAIRLAKTAHYPTIFALDLAHVNKSAVRVGYLVCAAGSVCGCVFLMLALINVVQIKLGTLGCGSSHSYGAVIPLVTFVPLGLIIYVCTILYAFTR
- the LOC116012464 gene encoding uncharacterized protein LOC116012464 isoform X1, with protein sequence MEKGNSHSYNKKQQAGAHTSSSSSFTTDLFGPKDRSKSSASSAGLFVSVFGESSMGRESSQSGVIDSSRMQNSGGQYSNARYGNSDHETQRGWDSKDKSSVYHTESSEPCYFSSSIYYGGQDNYPPPTHTTSSQHTFKKDGGEDDQNGNNSNCASRGNWWQGITFWKLLQAIGFLKCYFWQKI
- the LOC116012464 gene encoding probable ATP-dependent RNA helicase ddx17 isoform X2; this translates as MEKGNSHSYNKKQQAGAHTSSSSSFTTDLFGPKDRSKSSASSAGLFVSVFGESSMGRESSQSGVIDSSRMQNSGGQYSNARYGNSDHETQRGWDSKDKSSVYHTESSEPCYFSSSIYYGGQDNYPPPTHTTSSQHTFKKDGGEDDQNGNNSNCASRGNWWQGSLYY